The following coding sequences lie in one Actinomyces capricornis genomic window:
- the recN gene encoding DNA repair protein RecN: MIESLHIEDLGVIHSADLALSPGLTALTGETGAGKTMVLTSLGLLLGQRAESGIVRAGAQRCLVEGAFILDPDSRAAERALEAGAELDEEVLLASRTVPASGRSRAHLGGRSVPSTVLAQVGGALVSVHGQADQLRLRSAAAQRAALDSLGGAEHRQLCRRYSQAYRERAELAQALEDWQASARSRGEEAARLRRALEALEALDPAPGEDRELAAEADRLDHAEDLRRAATTAQSALSGDEEALGAGDGAPDVVALLSEAQRALAHEAQVDPALAELAERTGRLGIEAADIASELSSYLAGLQADPARLAYVQDRRAALLRACRETAGPGEQIDDVDALLAWGQRAAARLAEIDGPQDGAAVLAERLAGAEEDLAVVGAELSRARRALARRLEEDVTAELEGLHMKGSRLVVELTELDEPGPTGAESVALALVSHPGAPALPLGKGASGGELSRIMLALEVVLAEAAVGTEPGPGREEGRSAARTLVFDEIDAGVGGRAAREIGRRLARLARRYQVVVVTHLAQVAAWADTHIVVRKETEPEAPRTAGEPTTRTSVVVVEGAQRRRELARMLSGHEDSEAAVRHAAELLDEAGMAESQA, encoded by the coding sequence GTGATCGAGTCCCTCCACATCGAGGACCTGGGCGTCATCCACAGCGCGGACCTCGCCCTGAGCCCGGGGCTGACCGCCCTGACCGGGGAGACCGGTGCGGGCAAGACCATGGTGCTCACCTCCCTGGGCCTGCTGCTGGGCCAGCGCGCGGAGTCCGGCATCGTGCGCGCCGGCGCCCAGCGGTGCCTGGTCGAGGGCGCCTTCATCCTCGACCCCGACTCCCGGGCCGCCGAGCGGGCCCTGGAGGCCGGGGCCGAGCTGGATGAGGAGGTGCTCCTGGCCTCGCGCACCGTCCCCGCCTCCGGCCGCTCCCGGGCCCACCTGGGAGGGCGCTCCGTGCCCTCCACGGTCCTGGCGCAGGTGGGAGGGGCCCTGGTCTCCGTCCACGGCCAGGCCGACCAGCTGCGCCTGCGCTCGGCAGCCGCCCAGCGCGCCGCGCTGGACTCCCTGGGGGGCGCCGAGCACCGGCAGCTGTGCCGGCGCTACTCCCAGGCCTACCGGGAGCGCGCCGAGCTGGCCCAGGCCCTGGAGGACTGGCAGGCCTCGGCCCGCAGCCGTGGGGAGGAGGCCGCCCGCCTGCGCCGCGCCCTGGAGGCCCTGGAGGCCCTGGACCCCGCGCCGGGGGAGGACCGGGAGCTGGCCGCCGAGGCCGACCGGCTCGACCACGCCGAGGACCTGCGCCGGGCCGCCACCACCGCCCAGAGCGCACTGAGCGGGGACGAGGAGGCCCTGGGGGCCGGGGACGGGGCCCCCGACGTCGTCGCCCTCCTGTCCGAGGCCCAGCGCGCCCTGGCCCACGAGGCGCAGGTCGACCCTGCCCTGGCCGAGCTGGCCGAGCGCACCGGCAGGCTGGGCATCGAGGCCGCAGACATCGCCTCCGAGCTGTCCTCCTACCTCGCCGGGCTGCAGGCCGACCCCGCCAGGCTCGCCTACGTCCAGGACCGGAGAGCCGCCCTGCTGCGGGCCTGCCGCGAGACCGCCGGCCCCGGGGAGCAGATCGACGACGTCGATGCGCTGCTGGCCTGGGGGCAGCGGGCCGCCGCCCGCCTGGCCGAGATCGACGGCCCCCAGGACGGGGCCGCCGTGCTGGCCGAGCGCCTGGCCGGGGCCGAGGAGGACCTGGCCGTGGTCGGGGCCGAGCTGAGCCGGGCGCGCAGGGCCCTGGCCCGGCGCCTGGAGGAGGACGTCACCGCCGAGCTCGAGGGCCTGCACATGAAGGGCTCCCGGCTGGTGGTCGAGCTCACCGAGCTCGATGAGCCCGGGCCCACGGGGGCGGAGAGCGTGGCCCTGGCCCTGGTCTCCCACCCCGGGGCGCCGGCCCTGCCCCTGGGCAAGGGCGCCTCGGGCGGTGAGCTCTCCCGCATCATGCTGGCACTGGAGGTGGTGCTGGCCGAGGCCGCCGTCGGGACCGAGCCGGGCCCCGGGCGGGAGGAGGGCCGCAGCGCTGCCCGCACCCTCGTCTTCGATGAGATCGACGCCGGGGTCGGCGGGCGGGCCGCCCGGGAGATCGGGCGGCGACTCGCCCGACTGGCCCGCCGCTACCAGGTGGTTGTCGTCACTCACCTGGCGCAGGTGGCGGCCTGGGCCGACACCCACATAGTGGTGCGCAAGGAGACCGAGCCCGAGGCCCCCCGGACGGCGGGGGAGCCCACCACCCGCACCAGCGTCGTCGTCGTGGAGGGCGCGCAGCGCCGGCGCGAGCTGGCCCGGATGCTCTCGGGCCATGAGGACTCGGAGGCGGCTGTCCGGCATGCCGCTGAGCTCCTGGATGAGGCCGGCATGGCAGAATCCCAGGCGTGA
- a CDS encoding LacI family DNA-binding transcriptional regulator, protein MATLAEVAALAGVSTASASLVLSGKSSGRVSAQTAQRIREAAQSLGYVRDALASGLRSKQTRTLGVVAHELLQTPYATDMVDAIVSTCRELSWSLLLTEASDPAGIEEVTRELISRRVDRVLLAAMYHHVVEVPPAMPEGVLVLNGYADRPGIPGVVPDEVQGARDAVEHLLALGHRRIGHLTHGERSVADAIRLRLGAYAAALRDAGLHPDPALVVRGGLKPEQADRSAAALLERPDRPTAVFCYNDALAAGVYRQAARLGLSIPRDLSVVGFDDLRLISTNLAPGLTTMRLPHRAMAGWAVRRLLGPAQPTPDLTRFHCDLIERASTAPPPRP, encoded by the coding sequence ATGGCCACACTGGCGGAGGTTGCAGCGCTGGCGGGCGTCTCGACCGCCTCGGCCTCCCTGGTGCTCTCGGGCAAGTCCTCTGGCCGCGTCTCGGCCCAGACCGCCCAGCGCATCCGGGAGGCCGCGCAGTCCCTGGGCTATGTGCGCGACGCCCTGGCCAGCGGCCTGCGCTCCAAGCAGACCCGGACCCTGGGCGTGGTGGCCCACGAGCTCCTCCAGACGCCCTACGCCACCGACATGGTCGACGCCATCGTCTCGACCTGCCGGGAGCTGAGCTGGAGCCTGCTGCTGACCGAGGCGAGCGATCCGGCGGGGATCGAGGAGGTCACCAGGGAGCTCATCTCGCGGCGGGTGGACCGGGTGCTCCTGGCCGCCATGTACCACCACGTCGTCGAGGTGCCGCCCGCCATGCCCGAAGGGGTCCTCGTGCTCAACGGCTACGCCGACCGCCCGGGCATCCCCGGCGTCGTGCCCGATGAGGTCCAGGGCGCCCGCGACGCCGTCGAGCACCTTCTGGCCCTCGGGCACCGCCGCATCGGCCACCTCACCCACGGCGAGCGCAGCGTCGCCGACGCCATCAGGCTGCGCCTGGGCGCCTATGCCGCGGCGCTGCGGGATGCGGGCCTTCACCCCGACCCCGCCCTGGTGGTGCGCGGGGGGCTCAAGCCCGAGCAGGCCGACCGCTCAGCCGCGGCCCTGCTGGAGCGCCCCGACCGCCCCACCGCGGTCTTCTGCTACAACGACGCCCTGGCGGCCGGGGTCTACCGCCAGGCCGCCCGCCTGGGACTGTCCATCCCACGGGACCTGTCCGTCGTCGGCTTCGACGACCTGCGACTGATCTCCACCAACCTGGCCCCGGGCCTGACCACGATGCGCCTGCCCCACCGGGCCATGGCCGGCTGGGCGGTGCGCCGCCTCCTGGGGCCCGCCCAGCCGACGCCGGACCTCACTCGCTTCCACTGCGACCTCATCGAGCGGGCCTCCACCGCCCCACCGCCGCGCCCCTGA
- a CDS encoding NUDIX domain-containing protein, producing the protein MSQPTISDEREIRQTASHERVWSGPIFTVDADEVVLAPGAAPVARQVVAHHDAVSIVALREGPESSAPDGAPEILMVRQYRHPVSAALWEIPAGLLDVPGEEPVLAAQRELAEETDHAAAHWQVLADFYASPGFTTEGVRVFLARGLSLLPPQERTERQAEEAEFEPAWVPLERVVEAVMAGRIHNPSTVVGVLAAERAHSRGYAGLRAPDAPWLRSPRSL; encoded by the coding sequence ATGAGCCAGCCGACCATCAGCGATGAGCGCGAGATCCGGCAGACGGCCTCCCATGAGCGGGTCTGGTCCGGCCCCATCTTCACCGTCGACGCCGATGAGGTGGTGCTCGCCCCCGGTGCGGCGCCCGTGGCCCGCCAGGTGGTGGCCCACCACGACGCGGTGAGCATCGTGGCCCTGCGCGAGGGGCCGGAGTCCTCCGCCCCCGACGGCGCCCCCGAGATCCTCATGGTCCGCCAGTACCGCCACCCCGTCAGCGCCGCCCTGTGGGAGATCCCGGCGGGACTGCTGGACGTGCCGGGGGAGGAGCCGGTCCTGGCCGCCCAGCGCGAGCTGGCAGAGGAGACCGACCACGCTGCCGCCCACTGGCAGGTCCTAGCCGACTTCTACGCCTCCCCGGGCTTCACCACCGAGGGCGTGCGGGTCTTCCTGGCCCGCGGCCTGAGCCTCCTGCCGCCCCAGGAGCGCACCGAGCGCCAGGCCGAGGAGGCCGAGTTCGAGCCCGCGTGGGTGCCGCTGGAGCGCGTGGTCGAGGCCGTCATGGCCGGGCGGATCCACAACCCCTCCACCGTGGTGGGGGTCCTGGCCGCCGAGCGGGCGCACTCGCGGGGATACGCCGGCCTGCGCGCCCCCGACGCCCCCTGGCTGCGCAGCCCCCGGAGCCTGTAG
- a CDS encoding copper transporter, which translates to MIDFRYHLVSLISVFLALAVGVVLGAGPLQNSLGTALNDQVSALREDRNATQARLEQTETAVNERDDYITQAAAQFLPGRLSGKSVALVLLPGANSEDSQAVVAQLEAAGATINGRYTLSSAWVDTSRETFRSTYSAQFAGNLGAPASSDTNAILGEGLGRALTGTDASASTLMSLLTASDTPLVTVDAQASGPATMIAVVGPRPEEDPGAQATARATEASTPSVWAQALSGTASAAPTVVVGQARTETGVVALIRSAGASVTTIDSVGQATAAVSTPLALISTEAGTRSHYGFDDGAQSVIPPMAG; encoded by the coding sequence ATGATCGACTTCCGCTACCACCTGGTATCGCTCATCTCCGTGTTCCTGGCCCTGGCCGTCGGCGTCGTCCTGGGCGCGGGCCCCCTGCAGAACTCCCTGGGGACCGCCCTCAACGACCAGGTCAGCGCCCTGCGCGAGGACCGCAACGCCACCCAGGCCCGCCTGGAGCAGACCGAGACGGCCGTCAACGAGCGCGATGACTACATCACGCAGGCTGCCGCCCAGTTCCTGCCCGGCAGGCTCTCCGGCAAGTCGGTGGCGCTGGTGCTCCTGCCCGGGGCCAACAGCGAGGACTCCCAGGCCGTGGTCGCCCAGCTGGAGGCGGCCGGGGCCACCATCAACGGCCGCTACACCCTGAGCTCGGCCTGGGTGGACACCTCCCGGGAGACCTTCCGCTCCACCTACTCCGCCCAGTTCGCCGGCAACCTGGGCGCCCCCGCCTCCTCGGACACCAATGCGATCCTCGGCGAGGGCCTGGGCCGGGCCCTGACCGGCACGGATGCCTCGGCCTCGACCCTCATGAGCCTGCTGACGGCCTCCGACACGCCCCTGGTGACCGTCGATGCCCAGGCCAGCGGCCCGGCCACCATGATCGCCGTCGTGGGCCCCCGCCCCGAGGAGGACCCCGGTGCCCAGGCCACCGCCCGGGCCACGGAGGCCTCCACGCCCTCGGTATGGGCCCAGGCGCTGTCGGGCACGGCCTCGGCGGCGCCCACAGTGGTGGTGGGCCAGGCCCGCACCGAGACCGGGGTGGTGGCCCTCATCCGCTCCGCGGGCGCCTCAGTGACCACCATCGACTCGGTGGGGCAGGCCACCGCGGCCGTATCCACACCCCTGGCCCTGATCTCCACCGAGGCCGGCACCCGCTCGCACTACGGCTTCGACGACGGCGCCCAGTCCGTCATCCCACCCATGGCGGGCTGA
- the murJ gene encoding murein biosynthesis integral membrane protein MurJ produces MSGGTASPTRGPGAAGPRGLLGAAGGVAGLTLVSRVLGFLRWIVQASTLGAGTVAGAYATANQVPNVLYEVVVGGALAATVVPLLAGPVAAGRREEAARTASALLGLVLVVLLPLCLALAVLAEPIAGLFPASQGVDTAVQVALVADFLRMFALQVPLYGVGVVLTGVLQAHGSFTWPALAPILSSLTVMATYGAYGAMAPAADGPPSAAALRLLGWGTTAGVAALSLPLLWPVHRLGLRLRPTLRLGGAQAGRALRLAGAGIWTLLAQQASVLAVLALARSGGTTGTIAVYQYTQAVYVLPYAVLAVPVATVLYPRLTAAFSAERQPDASRPGTAADAAGPQAPASQAAELAARSTGAVVAVAVAGAGMLLAASHAAERFFALLTGQVAGMGAALAVLAPALVGYVLVYQVTRVLFAADRSGDAALATAAGWVIVAGASWAAVRLLSQGGDGAATLLGLAVGQSAGMACAGAGLLVALARLLGAPALAPSLRALLYGAPVALACGLGVRALSAATDSPAAAIALACLGALATAAAVLALLHARDRALLGVLRPARQDGP; encoded by the coding sequence ATGAGCGGTGGGACGGCGTCGCCCACCAGGGGCCCGGGCGCCGCTGGCCCGCGCGGCCTCCTGGGGGCAGCCGGGGGCGTGGCGGGCCTGACCCTGGTCTCACGCGTCCTGGGCTTCCTGCGCTGGATCGTCCAGGCCTCCACCCTGGGGGCGGGGACCGTGGCCGGCGCCTACGCCACCGCCAACCAGGTCCCCAACGTCCTGTACGAGGTGGTGGTCGGGGGCGCCCTGGCCGCCACCGTCGTCCCGCTCCTGGCCGGCCCGGTGGCCGCCGGGCGGCGCGAGGAGGCCGCTCGCACCGCCTCGGCGCTGCTGGGCCTAGTCCTGGTGGTCCTGCTGCCCCTGTGCCTGGCCCTGGCGGTCCTGGCCGAGCCGATCGCCGGGCTCTTCCCCGCCTCCCAGGGGGTCGATACCGCCGTCCAGGTCGCCCTGGTGGCCGACTTCCTGCGCATGTTCGCCCTCCAGGTCCCCCTCTACGGCGTCGGCGTGGTCCTCACCGGCGTCCTCCAGGCCCACGGCTCCTTCACCTGGCCGGCGCTGGCCCCGATCCTGTCCTCCCTGACGGTCATGGCCACCTACGGGGCCTACGGGGCCATGGCGCCGGCCGCTGACGGCCCGCCCTCGGCCGCGGCGCTGCGCCTGCTGGGCTGGGGGACCACGGCGGGGGTGGCGGCGCTGAGCCTGCCTCTGCTGTGGCCCGTCCACCGCCTGGGCCTGCGGCTGCGCCCCACCCTGCGACTGGGAGGCGCCCAGGCGGGCAGGGCGCTGCGGCTGGCGGGTGCCGGCATCTGGACCCTCCTGGCCCAGCAGGCCAGCGTCCTGGCGGTCCTGGCCCTGGCCCGCTCCGGCGGCACCACCGGGACCATCGCCGTCTACCAGTACACCCAGGCCGTCTACGTCCTGCCCTACGCCGTCCTGGCCGTGCCGGTGGCCACCGTCCTCTACCCCCGGCTCACCGCTGCCTTCAGCGCCGAGCGGCAGCCGGACGCCAGTAGGCCGGGCACCGCAGCGGATGCCGCAGGGCCCCAGGCCCCCGCCTCTCAGGCGGCCGAGCTGGCGGCCCGCTCCACCGGCGCCGTCGTCGCGGTGGCCGTGGCCGGGGCGGGCATGCTGCTGGCCGCCTCCCACGCCGCCGAGCGGTTCTTCGCCCTGCTGACCGGCCAGGTCGCCGGCATGGGCGCGGCGCTGGCGGTCCTGGCCCCCGCCCTGGTGGGCTACGTCCTGGTCTACCAGGTCACGCGCGTGCTCTTCGCCGCCGACCGCTCCGGCGACGCCGCCCTGGCCACCGCCGCCGGATGGGTCATCGTGGCGGGCGCCTCCTGGGCGGCGGTGCGCCTGCTGTCCCAGGGCGGCGACGGCGCAGCCACGCTCCTGGGCCTGGCCGTGGGCCAGAGCGCGGGCATGGCCTGCGCCGGCGCCGGTCTGCTGGTGGCCCTGGCCCGCCTACTGGGGGCACCCGCCCTGGCCCCCAGCCTGCGCGCCCTGCTCTACGGCGCGCCGGTGGCCCTGGCCTGCGGGCTGGGCGTGCGCGCCCTGAGCGCCGCGACGGACTCGCCCGCCGCGGCCATCGCCCTGGCCTGCCTGGGGGCACTGGCCACCGCCGCCGCAGTCCTGGCCCTGCTCCACGCCCGCGACCGCGCACTGCTGGGCGTGCTGCGCCCTGCCCGGCAGGACGGGCCATGA
- a CDS encoding carbohydrate ABC transporter permease, with product MSSVSTRSRHSALRQEARMAWLMSSPALLLLLLFMGIPILLTFALSFTNVRLISPNPPSFVGLDNFVRAFSQDPTFIRSLANTLLFAVVVVPCQSGLALALALLVNAKVRGVTAFRTLIFMPVVTSMVVVSILWSFFYKSDGLFNSMLNTITGGGWTAVAWLNNPGTAMPAIILLSIWQAVALHMVIWLAGLQMIDPALYEAAALDGVNAWQRFRYITWPGLHSTMVFILVTITIAALGLFVQIDVMTQGGPQDATSTLVYHAVRKGYREHDMGYGSAISLIFFALVLLISLIQRRLTRED from the coding sequence ATGTCCTCGGTCTCCACGCGCAGCCGCCACAGCGCGCTGCGTCAGGAGGCGCGCATGGCCTGGCTCATGTCATCCCCGGCCCTGCTGCTCCTCCTGCTGTTCATGGGTATCCCCATCCTGCTGACCTTCGCCCTGAGCTTCACCAACGTCCGGCTCATCTCGCCCAACCCGCCGAGCTTCGTGGGCCTGGACAACTTCGTGCGGGCCTTCTCCCAGGACCCGACCTTCATCCGCTCGCTGGCCAACACCCTGCTCTTCGCCGTGGTAGTGGTGCCCTGCCAGTCCGGCCTGGCCCTGGCCCTGGCGCTCCTGGTCAACGCCAAGGTCAGGGGGGTCACCGCCTTCCGCACCCTCATCTTCATGCCCGTGGTCACCTCCATGGTGGTGGTCTCCATCCTGTGGAGCTTCTTCTACAAGAGCGACGGACTGTTCAACTCCATGCTCAACACCATCACCGGCGGGGGCTGGACGGCAGTGGCCTGGCTCAACAACCCCGGTACCGCGATGCCCGCGATCATCCTGCTCTCGATCTGGCAGGCGGTGGCGCTGCACATGGTCATCTGGCTGGCCGGCCTGCAGATGATCGACCCCGCCCTGTACGAGGCGGCCGCACTCGACGGCGTCAACGCCTGGCAGAGGTTCCGCTACATCACCTGGCCGGGGCTCCACTCCACCATGGTCTTCATCCTGGTGACCATCACCATCGCCGCCCTGGGGCTGTTCGTCCAGATCGACGTCATGACCCAGGGCGGGCCCCAGGACGCGACCTCTACCCTCGTCTACCACGCCGTACGCAAGGGCTACCGGGAGCATGACATGGGGTACGGATCGGCCATCTCGCTGATCTTCTTCGCCCTGGTGCTTCTCATCTCCCTCATCCAGCGCCGACTCACCCGGGAGGACTGA
- the steA gene encoding putative cytokinetic ring protein SteA: MRNPFRRTSASQAERPSGVVRVDARTKKLTKRLQPGEIAIIDHTDLDRVAAESLVECRPSAVLNASPSVSGRYPNLGPGILIEAGIPLVDDLGPDVMRLHDGQRIDVRQGVVRLHGRDQVIAEGTVQTQETVAASMEEARAGLAVQLEAFAANTMEYMRGEWELLLNGVGMPAVSTQMGGKHVLVVVRGYSYKEDLKALRPYIREYKPVIIGVDGGADAVIEAGLKPHMIVGDMDSVSDKALASGAEIVVHAYRDGRAPGLARVEELGVDHHVLAATGTSEDIAMLMADEAGAEIIVALGTHATLLEFLDKGRSGMSSTFLTRLKVGGRLIDAKGVSQLYRTRISGWWLVLLALAGLFALAMALMSTPGGQTFLGLSGAVWDDIIDFLRSLVGLAPQSPTV, encoded by the coding sequence GTGAGGAACCCCTTCCGCAGGACGTCCGCGTCCCAGGCCGAGCGACCCTCCGGGGTCGTGCGGGTCGACGCGCGCACCAAGAAGCTCACCAAGCGCCTCCAGCCCGGCGAGATCGCGATCATCGATCACACCGATCTGGACCGCGTCGCGGCCGAGTCCCTCGTGGAGTGCCGCCCCTCGGCGGTCCTCAACGCCTCCCCCTCGGTCTCGGGGCGCTACCCCAACCTGGGCCCCGGCATCCTCATCGAGGCCGGCATCCCCCTGGTGGACGACCTGGGACCCGACGTCATGCGCCTGCACGACGGCCAGCGCATCGATGTGCGCCAGGGCGTGGTCAGGCTCCACGGCAGGGACCAGGTCATCGCCGAGGGCACGGTCCAGACCCAGGAGACGGTGGCGGCCTCCATGGAGGAGGCCCGCGCCGGCCTGGCCGTCCAGCTCGAGGCCTTCGCCGCCAACACCATGGAGTACATGCGCGGGGAGTGGGAGCTGCTGCTCAACGGCGTGGGCATGCCCGCGGTGAGCACCCAGATGGGCGGCAAGCACGTCCTGGTGGTGGTGCGCGGCTACTCCTACAAGGAGGACCTCAAGGCCCTGCGCCCCTATATCCGCGAGTACAAGCCGGTGATCATCGGCGTGGACGGCGGGGCCGACGCCGTCATCGAGGCCGGCCTCAAGCCCCACATGATCGTGGGCGATATGGACTCGGTCTCCGACAAGGCCCTGGCCAGCGGCGCCGAGATCGTCGTGCACGCCTACCGCGACGGGCGCGCCCCGGGCCTGGCGCGCGTCGAGGAGCTGGGTGTGGACCACCATGTCCTGGCGGCCACCGGCACCTCGGAGGACATCGCCATGCTCATGGCCGATGAGGCCGGCGCGGAGATCATCGTGGCCCTGGGCACCCACGCCACCCTCCTGGAGTTCCTGGACAAGGGCCGCTCGGGGATGTCCTCGACCTTCCTCACCCGCCTCAAGGTCGGCGGGCGGCTCATCGACGCCAAGGGGGTCTCCCAGCTCTACCGCACGCGGATCTCCGGGTGGTGGCTGGTGCTCCTGGCGCTGGCGGGCCTGTTCGCCCTGGCCATGGCCCTCATGTCCACCCCGGGGGGCCAGACATTCCTGGGGCTGTCGGGCGCGGTGTGGGACGACATCATCGACTTCCTGCGCTCACTGGTGGGACTGGCCCCCCAGTCGCCCACCGTCTAG
- a CDS encoding glycosyltransferase family 4 protein — translation MSTRQRILEVSGSAAGGVRAHLGDCARLLADQGHDVIVEAPAAVLDGLETGGARAEAMEIGPRPSPLDGAVVARLRRLGRRADALHAHGLRAGALAALALGRRRPGRTRLVVTLHNLTVGGALTRAMGRALERLIAARADLILAVSPDLAQRSGDLGAGRVELAIIPAPDKAARGLSAAEPAMSPPEQAPEDQDPGPWPPGHARLLTVARLAPQKGLPALLEAAAILGRQAQRGELPALTWAVAGEGPGRAAAQERISAQALPVLLLGRRQDATRLMAASDVVVQTSVWEGQPLTVQEALRAGAALVATDVGGTAITARGGATLVEPSAPAIAQAIADLLRDPRARERARAAARAAAAGLPGDGELAAQLRRALLAQD, via the coding sequence ATGAGCACCAGGCAGCGCATCCTTGAAGTCAGCGGATCGGCGGCCGGGGGCGTGCGCGCCCACCTGGGCGACTGCGCCCGGCTGCTGGCCGACCAGGGCCACGACGTCATCGTCGAGGCCCCGGCCGCCGTCCTGGACGGGCTGGAGACCGGTGGGGCCCGGGCCGAGGCGATGGAGATCGGGCCGCGCCCCAGCCCGCTGGATGGGGCGGTGGTGGCGCGCCTGCGCCGCCTGGGGCGCCGCGCCGACGCCCTCCACGCCCACGGGCTGCGCGCCGGCGCCCTGGCGGCCCTGGCCCTGGGACGACGCCGCCCCGGGCGCACGCGCCTGGTGGTCACCCTCCACAACCTCACCGTCGGCGGGGCCCTCACGCGCGCCATGGGCAGGGCCCTGGAGCGGCTCATCGCCGCGCGGGCCGACCTCATCCTGGCCGTCAGCCCCGACCTGGCTCAGCGCTCCGGCGACCTGGGAGCGGGGCGGGTCGAGTTGGCCATCATCCCGGCGCCCGACAAGGCGGCCCGGGGCCTCAGCGCCGCCGAGCCCGCCATGAGCCCGCCGGAGCAGGCTCCTGAGGACCAGGACCCCGGCCCCTGGCCCCCGGGCCATGCGCGCCTGCTCACCGTGGCGCGCCTGGCCCCCCAGAAGGGCCTGCCGGCGCTGCTGGAGGCCGCCGCCATCCTGGGCCGGCAGGCCCAGCGCGGGGAGCTGCCCGCCCTGACCTGGGCGGTGGCCGGGGAGGGGCCCGGGCGCGCCGCCGCCCAGGAGCGCATCAGCGCCCAGGCGCTGCCCGTCCTGCTCCTGGGCAGGCGCCAGGACGCCACGCGCCTCATGGCCGCCAGTGATGTGGTGGTCCAGACCAGCGTGTGGGAGGGCCAGCCGCTAACCGTCCAGGAGGCGCTGCGAGCCGGGGCCGCCCTGGTGGCCACCGACGTGGGGGGCACGGCCATCACCGCGCGCGGCGGTGCCACCCTCGTCGAGCCCAGCGCCCCGGCCATCGCCCAGGCCATCGCCGACCTCCTACGCGACCCCCGGGCCCGCGAACGGGCCCGGGCTGCGGCCCGGGCCGCCGCCGCCGGCCTGCCGGGGGACGGCGAGCTGGCCGCCCAGCTGCGCCGGGCACTGCTCGCCCAGGACTGA
- a CDS encoding ABC transporter substrate-binding protein produces the protein MLTPLTPLTSRRVFLGIGATTAAAAVAACSSQQGRSGSGGLTLWTHNGGNTEELAVVTKAVEAFNAANPETPVTVKDFPQASYNDAIASAAAAGDLPDILELDGPIMPNWAWAGYLAPLSISSQLEGSIIDTAKGYWNGTLYSVGPYDTSLCLLARRSAIEAIGARIPTVEAPWTRSEFDEALKKLSELPDYSYAIDMGVWDTAEWWPYAYAPMLQSFGGDLINREDFSTAEGFLNSTEAVEWGTWFRSLFADGLASQTPATDGQDFLQGKVPMVYTGGWKVLQAQEALGAEEVLILPPVDFGKGARVGGGSWQWGVSATSPHAEAATRFIEFLMQEDYLVEYSNAIGTFPSVPAATSRTENYGQGKPLEPVYEIGKAFALLRPATPGYKVISSIFDKAAHDIVSGADVKKTLDQAVKDIDADIASNNGYAAK, from the coding sequence ATGCTCACCCCGCTCACCCCGCTCACCTCGCGCCGCGTCTTCCTGGGCATCGGCGCCACGACGGCGGCAGCTGCCGTGGCCGCCTGCTCCTCCCAGCAGGGGCGCTCCGGCTCCGGCGGCCTGACGCTGTGGACCCACAACGGCGGCAACACCGAGGAGCTCGCCGTGGTGACCAAGGCCGTCGAGGCCTTCAACGCCGCCAACCCCGAGACCCCGGTCACTGTCAAGGACTTCCCGCAGGCCTCCTACAACGATGCCATCGCCTCGGCCGCGGCCGCCGGCGACCTGCCGGACATCCTCGAGCTGGACGGCCCCATCATGCCCAACTGGGCCTGGGCCGGGTACCTGGCGCCCCTGAGCATCTCCTCCCAGCTCGAGGGCTCCATCATCGATACGGCCAAGGGCTACTGGAACGGCACCCTGTACTCCGTGGGCCCCTACGACACCTCCCTGTGCCTCCTGGCCCGCAGGTCCGCCATCGAGGCCATCGGCGCGCGCATCCCCACCGTCGAGGCGCCCTGGACCCGCAGCGAGTTCGATGAGGCCCTCAAGAAGCTCTCCGAGCTGCCCGACTACTCCTACGCCATCGACATGGGCGTGTGGGACACCGCCGAGTGGTGGCCCTACGCCTACGCCCCCATGCTCCAGTCCTTCGGCGGGGACCTGATCAACCGCGAGGACTTCTCCACCGCCGAGGGCTTCCTCAACAGCACTGAGGCGGTGGAGTGGGGCACCTGGTTCCGCAGCCTGTTCGCCGACGGCCTGGCCTCCCAGACCCCGGCCACCGACGGCCAGGACTTCCTCCAGGGCAAGGTCCCCATGGTCTACACCGGGGGCTGGAAGGTCCTCCAGGCCCAGGAGGCCCTGGGCGCCGAGGAGGTCCTCATCCTGCCCCCGGTCGACTTCGGCAAGGGGGCCCGCGTCGGGGGCGGCTCCTGGCAGTGGGGCGTCTCGGCCACCAGCCCCCATGCCGAGGCGGCCACCAGGTTCATCGAGTTCCTCATGCAGGAGGACTACCTGGTGGAGTACTCCAACGCCATCGGCACCTTCCCCTCCGTGCCCGCGGCGACCTCCAGGACCGAGAACTACGGCCAGGGCAAGCCCCTGGAGCCGGTCTACGAGATCGGCAAGGCCTTCGCCCTGCTGCGGCCCGCCACCCCCGGGTACAAGGTCATCTCCTCCATCTTCGACAAGGCCGCCCACGACATCGTCTCCGGGGCGGATGTGAAGAAGACCCTGGACCAGGCCGTCAAGGACATCGACGCCGATATCGCCTCCAACAACGGCTACGCCGCCAAGTAG